A genome region from Akkermansiaceae bacterium includes the following:
- the rnc gene encoding ribonuclease III yields MQPLESRIQYKFRNSLLLAEALTHPSLAYETQRPHFDNQRMEFLGDAVLQLAVTEALFKLFPDATEGHLTKLRSRVVSRRALARFAMMIHLGDYVLLGKGEEATGGRRRLSTLADAFESLIGAVYLDSGLVAARDLILRLFESEIDGMVESPDERNPKGELQECLQAIHPVAPVYQIVGESGPDHRRVFQAEVTWQDKLLATGKGKSKKEAEARAAAEALRVRSWEN; encoded by the coding sequence ATGCAACCGCTCGAAAGCCGGATCCAATACAAGTTTCGCAACTCGCTGCTGCTCGCCGAGGCGCTGACCCATCCGAGCCTTGCCTACGAGACACAGCGCCCGCACTTCGACAACCAGCGGATGGAATTCCTCGGCGATGCCGTCCTCCAGCTCGCCGTGACCGAGGCGCTCTTCAAGCTCTTTCCGGACGCCACCGAGGGACATCTCACCAAGCTCCGCTCCCGCGTCGTTTCGCGCCGTGCGCTGGCCCGCTTCGCCATGATGATACACCTGGGCGATTATGTCCTGTTGGGCAAGGGCGAGGAGGCCACGGGTGGGCGTCGCAGGCTCTCCACCCTCGCGGACGCCTTCGAATCGCTCATCGGCGCGGTCTATCTCGATTCCGGCCTGGTCGCGGCCAGGGATCTGATCCTGCGGCTCTTCGAGTCTGAGATCGACGGCATGGTGGAAAGCCCCGACGAGCGCAACCCCAAGGGCGAGCTCCAGGAATGCCTGCAGGCCATCCATCCGGTCGCCCCCGTCTATCAGATCGTCGGCGAAAGCGGGCCGGACCACCGCCGCGTGTTCCAGGCGGAGGTCACATGGCAGGACAAGCTGCTCGCCACCGGCAAGGGCAAGAGCAAGAAAGAGGCGGAAGCCCGCGCCGCCGCCGAGGCGCTGCGGGTGCGCAGCTGGGAAAACTGA
- a CDS encoding SurA N-terminal domain-containing protein, whose amino-acid sequence MIENLRKYTGLIIVLFVLVLIGFLFMDTSTMRASQGGAPYMKIAGRTYSDKEFTKLGASGYELTQALMQSGDFQFYGFLISLAGDAQTQEQAQENFFSNRILLRSAKQEFGIYPGDEEIDSFIRQLRAFTGPDGAFSPEQYRNFIEKGIGRLGLSEPDIRDLASDVIGQRKLMEIIGSGLTTDSGLVAKRNALDSQRIRLSLARIDMDPIEEKIDPTEEEIKGYWETVKDAFRTPEKRRFTYLVAKPAFPDEPAEIPAPPVDATAEAKAEYDKKVAERSAGIAESRRKIQLETDAKVDDFLYDLESGKDLSFADLARERGFELKTSELFAAAEAPEDLRAKLRSNSTPGTVADELFRMKETSDPFSKISPAIAIGESDWIIARLEETEPSRVQTYAEARADARARLIAEKAAAALKQAADEAAEKIKASLAEGKTFAEAATAAGITNEVVSLPDVTSGYQGDTTKVPATLFSDAAYTDPGSLAEPVIEADRAFLVLVESRDVIKSETDATTVEAQVGQAAESNRISAFTSWLNARSEAAEVQALYRQ is encoded by the coding sequence ATGATCGAAAACCTTCGCAAATACACCGGACTCATCATCGTCCTCTTCGTCCTCGTCCTCATCGGCTTCCTGTTCATGGACACCAGCACCATGCGCGCATCGCAGGGCGGCGCCCCCTACATGAAGATCGCGGGGCGCACCTACTCGGACAAGGAGTTCACAAAACTCGGGGCCTCCGGCTACGAACTCACCCAGGCGCTGATGCAGTCCGGTGATTTTCAATTCTATGGCTTCCTCATCTCCCTCGCCGGGGACGCACAGACGCAGGAACAGGCCCAGGAAAATTTCTTCTCGAACCGCATCCTGCTGCGCTCCGCAAAACAGGAGTTCGGCATCTATCCGGGGGATGAGGAGATTGACAGCTTCATCCGCCAGCTCCGTGCATTCACCGGCCCGGACGGCGCTTTCTCTCCGGAGCAATACCGCAATTTCATCGAGAAGGGCATAGGCCGCCTCGGCCTCTCGGAGCCCGACATCCGGGATCTCGCGTCCGATGTCATCGGCCAGCGCAAGCTCATGGAGATCATCGGCTCCGGCCTCACGACCGACAGCGGCCTCGTCGCGAAGCGCAATGCCCTCGACTCCCAACGCATCCGGCTCAGCCTCGCCCGCATCGATATGGATCCCATCGAGGAGAAAATCGATCCCACCGAGGAGGAGATCAAGGGATATTGGGAAACCGTGAAGGACGCCTTCCGCACCCCGGAAAAACGCAGGTTCACCTACCTGGTGGCCAAGCCCGCATTCCCCGATGAGCCGGCGGAAATTCCCGCCCCGCCCGTCGATGCCACGGCGGAGGCCAAGGCGGAGTATGACAAAAAGGTGGCGGAGCGCAGCGCAGGCATCGCCGAGAGCCGCCGCAAGATACAGCTCGAAACCGATGCGAAGGTCGATGATTTCCTCTACGACCTCGAGTCCGGCAAAGACCTCAGCTTCGCGGATCTCGCCAGGGAGCGCGGCTTCGAGCTGAAAACCTCGGAACTTTTCGCGGCCGCCGAAGCCCCCGAGGATCTCCGCGCCAAGCTCCGCTCCAACAGCACCCCCGGCACCGTGGCGGACGAGCTTTTCCGCATGAAGGAAACTTCGGACCCTTTCTCGAAAATTTCGCCCGCCATCGCGATCGGCGAGAGCGATTGGATCATTGCCCGGCTTGAAGAGACCGAGCCATCGCGCGTCCAGACCTACGCGGAAGCCCGGGCAGATGCCCGCGCCCGCCTGATCGCAGAGAAAGCCGCCGCCGCCCTCAAGCAGGCCGCCGATGAGGCTGCGGAAAAAATCAAGGCATCGCTCGCCGAGGGCAAGACCTTCGCGGAGGCGGCCACCGCTGCCGGGATCACCAACGAGGTCGTCAGCCTCCCGGACGTCACCTCCGGCTACCAGGGCGACACCACCAAGGTGCCTGCCACCCTCTTCTCGGACGCTGCCTACACCGATCCCGGCAGTCTCGCGGAGCCTGTCATCGAGGCTGACCGCGCCTTCCTCGTCCTCGTGGAAAGCCGCGATGTCATCAAAAGCGAGACCGACGCAACCACCGTGGAGGCACAGGTCGGCCAGGCCGCCGAGTCCAACAGGATCTCCGCCTTCACCTCATGGCTCAACGCCCGCAGCGAGGCCGCCGAAGTCCAGGCCCTATACCGCCAATAG
- a CDS encoding GH3 auxin-responsive promoter family protein, translating to MFGKAHGFGEIRTEADFRERVPERNYEDYGNWIARVANGEKGVLPCGEVIAFECTSGTSSGAKLIPVTEGLREDFAYGMAAWLGGWHESYPEVFGGRAYWAISPPGIARGRTAGGLPVGLDGDGAYFPDAIGARLSDWLVVPRLSGGASEVFAETAEELLRTPDLSLVSVWSPTFLLCIDAEVALRRPGKTWREIWPQLALVSCWADASSARWIPRLRDRLGGVPIEPKGLLATEGVTSIPVGSARLAHECHYHEFLDEDGNHLACEKLRIGMVCEVLISTSGGLMRYRSGDLVRITGFTEGGVPEMRFLGRKGIVSDLVGEKLAEEAVAAAFSEAGVCGFLAADPDVPGYEVWMEDTRKSARVISKLLENPYFKQALALGQLAPCKPMALKEGWVQDLSAALALKRGCRIGDVKLPVLYQQQSSGEVAEWMG from the coding sequence GTGTTCGGAAAGGCTCATGGGTTCGGGGAGATCCGGACTGAGGCGGATTTTCGGGAGCGTGTCCCGGAGAGGAACTACGAGGACTATGGTAATTGGATCGCGCGCGTTGCGAATGGGGAGAAAGGCGTGCTGCCTTGCGGGGAGGTCATCGCCTTCGAGTGCACCTCCGGCACCAGTTCCGGTGCGAAACTGATCCCTGTGACCGAGGGGCTGCGGGAGGATTTCGCCTACGGGATGGCGGCATGGCTGGGCGGCTGGCACGAAAGTTATCCTGAGGTGTTCGGAGGAAGGGCGTATTGGGCGATCTCACCGCCGGGGATCGCGCGGGGGAGGACAGCGGGCGGTTTGCCGGTCGGGCTGGATGGCGATGGCGCATATTTCCCAGACGCGATAGGGGCGCGGCTGTCCGACTGGCTGGTTGTGCCGCGGCTTTCGGGAGGTGCTTCGGAAGTCTTCGCGGAAACGGCGGAGGAACTGCTGAGGACTCCGGATCTGAGTTTGGTCTCTGTCTGGAGCCCGACATTTTTACTCTGCATCGATGCGGAAGTCGCGTTGCGGCGGCCCGGCAAGACATGGCGGGAAATCTGGCCGCAGCTCGCGCTCGTGAGCTGTTGGGCGGATGCCTCCAGCGCCAGGTGGATTCCTCGACTCCGCGATAGGCTCGGCGGTGTGCCCATCGAGCCGAAAGGCCTGCTTGCAACGGAAGGGGTGACTTCGATTCCAGTCGGTTCCGCGAGACTGGCGCATGAGTGCCACTACCATGAATTCCTCGATGAGGACGGCAACCATCTCGCCTGTGAGAAATTGCGGATCGGCATGGTCTGTGAGGTGTTGATTTCCACTTCGGGCGGACTGATGCGCTACCGCAGCGGGGATCTTGTGAGGATCACGGGCTTCACTGAGGGTGGGGTTCCGGAGATGAGGTTTCTCGGCAGGAAAGGGATTGTCTCGGATCTGGTCGGGGAGAAGCTCGCGGAGGAAGCGGTTGCGGCGGCTTTTTCGGAGGCGGGCGTCTGCGGGTTCCTTGCGGCGGATCCCGATGTGCCGGGCTACGAGGTTTGGATGGAGGACACTAGAAAATCCGCCCGAGTGATTTCAAAGCTGCTGGAGAATCCGTATTTCAAACAGGCTCTCGCCCTCGGGCAACTCGCGCCATGCAAGCCCATGGCTTTGAAGGAGGGATGGGTGCAGGATTTATCCGCAGCCCTCGCACTCAAGCGCGGCTGCAGGATCGGCGATGTGAAGCTGCCCGTACTATACCAACAGCAATCATCCGGGGAGGTGGCGGAATGGATGGGGTGA
- a CDS encoding aromatic ring-hydroxylating dioxygenase subunit alpha, with amino-acid sequence MLRGHWYIACRAEQVVKGPVARTVLGEALVVFRDAEGRIGVLADRCPHRNLALSRGKVTDDGLRCAYHGWAWAADGRCTKIPAACGSGDCSAIRVKSYIAWEQQGYVWVWMPAEDGADSELGPPVFPGMGEQGWRHFLMEREFEAAAFHCVENFLDVPHTAHVHRGLFRGEESKEIELEITGGADWIEAEFIGEERMDSWIGKLLVPEGSEIRHTDRFQLPFVTRVNYRMSEKRQYVVMSQCTPVSENRTRVFTMLAFRFEPLGALVNLVFKPFAGRILDQDVDILREQTEDIERTGEAKFLFHETDAIARGIRDLIAGKSLEGRAPERKGLRV; translated from the coding sequence GTGCTGCGGGGTCATTGGTATATCGCTTGTCGTGCGGAGCAGGTTGTCAAGGGGCCTGTGGCAAGGACGGTGCTTGGGGAAGCCTTGGTGGTTTTCAGGGATGCGGAGGGGCGGATCGGGGTGCTGGCGGATCGCTGCCCGCACCGGAATCTCGCGCTCTCACGTGGCAAGGTGACCGACGACGGCTTGCGCTGCGCCTACCACGGCTGGGCTTGGGCGGCGGACGGGCGCTGCACGAAAATTCCTGCGGCCTGCGGGTCTGGGGATTGTTCCGCGATACGGGTGAAATCATACATCGCTTGGGAGCAACAGGGCTACGTCTGGGTGTGGATGCCGGCGGAGGATGGCGCTGACTCCGAGCTTGGCCCGCCGGTGTTTCCGGGGATGGGGGAGCAGGGCTGGCGGCATTTCCTGATGGAGCGTGAGTTCGAGGCGGCGGCGTTCCATTGCGTGGAAAACTTTCTGGATGTCCCCCACACGGCGCATGTGCACCGCGGGCTTTTCCGGGGTGAGGAGAGCAAGGAGATCGAGCTGGAGATCACGGGTGGGGCGGATTGGATCGAGGCGGAATTCATCGGCGAGGAGCGAATGGACTCATGGATAGGGAAACTGCTTGTCCCGGAGGGCAGCGAGATCCGTCACACCGACCGTTTCCAACTGCCTTTCGTCACGCGCGTGAATTACCGGATGAGTGAAAAGCGCCAGTATGTCGTCATGAGCCAATGTACCCCGGTTTCGGAAAACAGGACGCGGGTGTTCACGATGCTGGCGTTCCGCTTCGAGCCGCTGGGCGCGCTGGTGAATCTCGTTTTCAAACCCTTCGCCGGGCGCATCCTGGATCAGGATGTCGATATCCTCCGCGAGCAGACGGAGGACATCGAGCGGACGGGGGAAGCGAAATTCCTTTTCCATGAGACCGATGCAATCGCGCGCGGGATACGGGATCTGATCGCCGGGAAATCTCTGGAAGGCCGCGCGCCGGAGAGAAAGGGGCTGCGGGTATGA
- a CDS encoding fatty acid desaturase: MKAARFLPLLRDRADLRTLLFVALALLLAAGNWTGLFRNFLSVPLACLFAFVSCTATHNQMHLPVFRSRFWNSIYQIALSFAIGQPPTGIITAHNERHHKHTESDLDFVRTNLVRFRWNALNILLFPFASIAAMYREKPGDLADWKAKRPRLFRQAVLERAIFYVVIVTLLIADWRATILFLFLPWISAQIALVGMNLLQHQDCDSSSEHDHSRNLTGKVVNYFLLNSGYHTAHHIRPAMHWSRLPEFHESEIAPKMNPALNHRSLTGLLAERFRRPPISHAS; encoded by the coding sequence ATGAAAGCAGCACGGTTCCTGCCACTGCTCCGCGACCGCGCGGATCTGAGGACGCTGCTGTTCGTCGCGCTCGCGCTTCTCCTCGCTGCGGGGAATTGGACGGGGCTGTTCCGCAACTTCCTGAGCGTGCCGCTGGCGTGCCTGTTCGCCTTCGTCTCCTGCACCGCGACTCACAACCAGATGCACCTGCCGGTTTTCCGCAGCCGGTTCTGGAATTCCATCTACCAGATCGCGCTTTCCTTCGCCATCGGCCAGCCGCCCACCGGCATCATCACCGCACACAATGAGAGGCATCACAAGCACACGGAAAGCGATCTCGACTTCGTACGGACAAACCTCGTCCGCTTCCGCTGGAACGCGCTGAACATCCTCCTGTTCCCCTTCGCCTCCATCGCAGCGATGTATCGGGAAAAACCAGGCGACCTCGCCGATTGGAAAGCGAAGCGCCCCCGCCTTTTCCGGCAGGCGGTGCTTGAGCGGGCGATCTTCTATGTAGTGATCGTGACCCTCCTCATTGCGGACTGGCGAGCCACCATCCTTTTCCTGTTCCTACCGTGGATCAGCGCACAGATCGCGCTGGTGGGCATGAATCTCCTCCAGCATCAGGATTGCGACAGCAGCTCGGAACACGACCACTCCCGGAACCTCACCGGAAAAGTGGTGAACTATTTCCTCCTCAACAGCGGCTACCACACCGCACACCACATCCGTCCGGCGATGCACTGGAGCAGGCTCCCGGAGTTCCATGAAAGCGAGATCGCTCCCAAAATGAACCCCGCCCTCAACCACCGCTCCCTCACCGGCCTTCTCGCCGAACGGTTCCGCAGGCCTCCCATTTCCCATGCAAGCTGA
- a CDS encoding fatty acid desaturase — translation MQAELPDRESSARPSAPAREIDFTLPFFPARLTALHHIPSWHLLEERHRTRYTQLYALYLNEQTAFFEELLATTLLPALYARPDLIGADLAENLRCFEQEERRHSRWFRQMNHRIDPKRFSMEPGDYVFIPSNPRLNGIGKWFAGKPFSFPFWIWLILLQEERSIYIARECLNESGLEPNFRELHRKHMADEVDHVRWDTQLIERLWLPMPMWKREFQAAIFGWLMREFFTVPKRAARSVLDALLGEFPELSTIAGQLRRELAELKSSLPYHASLYSRNVTPKAFALFDSLPEFENIGRSLPAYGEGRLRPLSTTPAIHSHYPPQKGETPPSPYPLPSRLNLLIAAAQVIGLLALLAATSITSGWALAGLAIAYALLMNSGYAMLHEAEHGLLHENRRLNDTVGAILALFFPAPFHLLRQGHIGHHLRNRSDEEAFDFYFEGESRIWKTLQLYGILTGFFYLTVVLSNLLALIHPNLLKARWADFDRPTRALLDSLNPRYFRLIRIEAIAVFLLHGTWIWLWGTPVWKHFLLVGSFGVLWSALQYVHHFGTERDVLKGARNLRTWKWLDALWLNHNWHRNHHSQPTVPWVNLPEITPENDGERGRVLAAYLRMWRGPRLTDERIENHHAGKIIR, via the coding sequence ATGCAAGCTGAACTACCGGACCGCGAATCTTCAGCTCGCCCCAGTGCCCCCGCCCGGGAGATCGACTTCACCCTGCCGTTTTTCCCCGCCCGTCTCACCGCGCTGCACCATATCCCCTCGTGGCATCTCCTTGAAGAGCGGCACCGCACCCGCTACACACAGCTCTACGCACTTTATCTGAACGAGCAGACGGCATTCTTCGAGGAGTTGCTGGCAACAACGCTCCTTCCCGCGCTCTACGCCCGACCGGATCTCATCGGCGCGGATCTCGCGGAAAACCTCCGATGCTTCGAGCAGGAGGAGAGACGACACTCGCGCTGGTTCCGGCAAATGAACCACCGCATCGATCCCAAACGGTTTTCCATGGAGCCGGGCGACTACGTTTTCATCCCCTCCAATCCACGCCTCAACGGCATCGGCAAATGGTTCGCCGGAAAGCCGTTTTCGTTTCCCTTCTGGATCTGGCTCATCCTTCTCCAGGAGGAGCGCTCGATTTACATAGCCCGGGAGTGCCTCAACGAAAGCGGCCTCGAACCGAATTTCCGCGAGCTCCACCGCAAACACATGGCCGATGAGGTCGACCATGTCCGCTGGGACACCCAACTCATCGAACGGCTCTGGCTGCCCATGCCCATGTGGAAACGAGAGTTTCAGGCCGCAATCTTCGGTTGGCTCATGCGCGAGTTCTTCACCGTCCCGAAACGGGCGGCAAGGTCTGTGCTCGACGCCCTGCTAGGCGAGTTTCCAGAGCTTTCAACCATTGCCGGGCAACTCCGCCGCGAGCTTGCGGAACTCAAGTCCTCCCTCCCCTATCACGCCAGCCTCTACAGCCGCAACGTCACCCCGAAAGCCTTCGCCCTATTCGATTCGCTGCCGGAGTTTGAAAACATAGGCCGCTCACTACCCGCCTATGGAGAAGGGCGCCTCCGGCCCCTTAGCACAACCCCAGCGATCCACTCTCACTATCCTCCGCAAAAGGGCGAGACGCCCCCTTCTCCATACCCGCTCCCATCACGGCTGAACCTCCTCATCGCCGCCGCCCAGGTCATCGGCCTCCTCGCTCTCCTTGCGGCCACCTCCATCACCTCCGGCTGGGCGCTGGCCGGCCTCGCCATCGCGTATGCCCTCCTGATGAATTCCGGCTACGCCATGCTCCATGAAGCCGAGCACGGCCTGCTTCACGAAAACCGCCGCCTCAACGATACGGTTGGAGCCATCCTCGCCCTGTTTTTCCCCGCGCCTTTCCACCTCCTCCGCCAGGGCCACATCGGCCACCACCTGCGCAACCGCTCCGACGAAGAGGCATTCGATTTTTACTTCGAGGGCGAGAGCCGCATTTGGAAAACCCTCCAGCTTTACGGCATCCTCACCGGATTCTTCTACCTCACCGTCGTCCTCTCGAACCTCCTCGCCCTCATCCATCCGAACCTCCTGAAAGCCCGCTGGGCCGACTTCGACCGCCCGACCCGCGCCCTCCTCGACTCGCTCAATCCGCGCTACTTCCGCCTCATCCGCATCGAGGCCATCGCCGTTTTCCTGCTCCACGGCACATGGATCTGGCTCTGGGGGACGCCGGTCTGGAAACACTTTTTACTCGTCGGCAGCTTCGGCGTCCTCTGGTCCGCCCTCCAATACGTCCACCACTTCGGCACCGAGCGCGACGTCCTCAAGGGCGCCCGCAACCTCCGCACATGGAAGTGGCTCGATGCCCTCTGGCTGAACCACAACTGGCACCGCAACCACCATTCCCAACCTACCGTCCCGTGGGTGAATCTCCCGGAAATCACCCCGGAAAACGACGGCGAGCGTGGCCGCGTCCTCGCCGCCTACCTCCGCATGTGGCGCGGCCCCAGGCTTACGGATGAACGAATCGAAAACCATCATGCCGGAAAAATCATTCGCTGA
- a CDS encoding nuclear transport factor 2 family protein translates to MKPIILFLLLTALPAFSQEADKQALRDLKAIYERAIAEKDLELIKPHLAADFTAVMITADEVKDYDGIKAYWAKVEEFIGEDGTYTVSVEPDDTIFDGNIAIAKGIAKEQVVRGGKNIDLTSKWTAIARKEGETWKLVRIQASIDPVNNPIITALNKGKLWVTGGVAGVVGLVIGLLLGRRSRRVSAP, encoded by the coding sequence ATGAAACCCATCATCCTGTTCCTGCTGCTCACCGCCCTTCCCGCATTTTCGCAGGAAGCCGACAAACAAGCCCTCCGCGACCTCAAGGCGATCTACGAGCGAGCCATCGCCGAAAAGGATCTCGAACTCATCAAGCCGCACCTGGCCGCCGATTTCACCGCCGTGATGATCACCGCAGATGAAGTTAAGGACTACGACGGTATCAAGGCATATTGGGCGAAGGTGGAGGAGTTCATCGGCGAGGACGGAACCTACACCGTCTCCGTCGAGCCGGATGACACGATCTTCGACGGCAACATCGCCATAGCGAAAGGCATCGCAAAGGAACAGGTCGTGCGCGGAGGGAAGAATATTGACCTGACATCGAAATGGACCGCCATCGCCCGCAAGGAAGGCGAAACATGGAAACTCGTCCGCATCCAGGCCAGCATCGACCCGGTCAACAACCCCATCATCACCGCTCTGAACAAAGGCAAACTCTGGGTGACCGGTGGGGTGGCCGGAGTCGTAGGGCTCGTCATTGGACTTCTGTTAGGGCGTAGGAGTAGGCGCGTCTCCGCGCCTTGA
- a CDS encoding VCBS repeat-containing protein, producing the protein MRPEITKDVDPRPWFAGLLGLYLICGLAFLGFARTPLQAGMVVVTAALADFLANRFFRKRTEFPWSGLITGCGLALLLDYGSNVWLPLLPPLLAIGSKHLFTLNGKHVYNPALFGVIAGMLLGGGLISPAPAYQWGGTWAIAMFLGGLAMVVFIRKIQRGWLVGSFLVFYCAQTALRAWVMRHHVPAEAIWLGTLTAPAFFLFVFYMLTDPATSPAKKGAQIGIAAAITVADLGFHFMQGYYTLFYAAFTVQTVRFLWGWIKARGFPESRVLVRKAVLASVLVGVAFALDRTPRGLTESPGFTWVEKDLFPSKQGTILTDIDPRLQHVGKWILSVGDAAAVADVDGDGLQDLFLTRPMKRAEDRCTLFRNTGDLTFEKIQLPALDVIRADPAEYGLPSCAVFADIDNDGDQDLFIGMGFGGSRLFRNDSVAGEIAFTDITERSGITGHHTCLAAMFFDPDRDGDLDLLLGNSMTPYLPDYEKPTPLNPFRLPRPEYEGDRRMFHFMHASWHKAENGGLNQFYRNRGDGTFAKEDIKKLGMPETHWTLALNSADFDGDGWPDIYAASDFGPDDLYLNEKGKGFRRIEGSHFGSIGKDTYKGMNASIADFDRNGTPDIQVSNVHAPMQAEGSLLWMTERMADGSVLFHNEAAKRGALNPESFGWGAGVADLDLDGWPDMVQANGMVDDSMDRRFDKPRDYWYVNGQVARSDPGVHSYADKWGDTRGYTIWGSQKSRVLMNRGGTFHDASDVTGLSRLGNSRGVALADFDNDGDADLVLTRQFDPVSFYENRRSSSAAWIGLEVRGNGKAVPSDAVGSVLEISQGGKKWHVDVLNVSGFSAQGDRRIVVGLGDDKSPVRVNVKWTDGTSGEYGPFSTGGYHQIGEWQRIASAMVR; encoded by the coding sequence TTGAGACCGGAGATTACAAAGGATGTGGATCCCAGGCCGTGGTTCGCTGGCTTGCTGGGGCTCTACTTAATTTGCGGGCTGGCGTTCCTCGGTTTCGCGCGTACGCCGTTGCAGGCTGGGATGGTGGTTGTGACGGCGGCGCTGGCGGATTTCCTGGCGAACCGGTTTTTCAGGAAACGGACGGAGTTCCCGTGGAGCGGGCTGATCACCGGGTGCGGGCTGGCGCTGTTGCTGGACTATGGATCGAATGTCTGGCTGCCGCTGCTGCCGCCGCTTCTGGCGATCGGGTCGAAGCACCTTTTCACGCTCAACGGGAAGCATGTCTATAATCCGGCGCTGTTCGGTGTGATCGCGGGGATGCTGCTGGGTGGTGGGCTGATCTCGCCCGCTCCAGCCTACCAATGGGGCGGGACGTGGGCGATCGCGATGTTCCTTGGCGGGCTGGCGATGGTGGTGTTCATCCGCAAGATCCAACGCGGCTGGCTGGTGGGTTCGTTCCTCGTTTTCTACTGCGCCCAGACTGCGCTGCGGGCTTGGGTGATGCGTCACCATGTGCCTGCGGAGGCGATCTGGCTGGGGACGCTGACAGCTCCCGCGTTCTTCCTTTTCGTGTTCTATATGCTGACCGATCCGGCGACCTCCCCGGCGAAAAAGGGAGCGCAGATCGGAATCGCGGCGGCGATCACCGTGGCGGATCTCGGGTTCCATTTCATGCAGGGCTACTACACGCTCTTCTACGCGGCGTTCACGGTGCAAACGGTGCGGTTTCTTTGGGGTTGGATCAAAGCTCGAGGATTTCCCGAATCGCGGGTGCTTGTTAGGAAAGCGGTGCTGGCATCGGTTCTGGTGGGCGTGGCATTCGCGCTGGATCGGACTCCGCGCGGGCTGACGGAAAGTCCCGGCTTCACGTGGGTGGAGAAGGATCTTTTCCCGTCCAAGCAGGGAACCATCCTCACCGATATCGATCCGCGTCTCCAGCATGTCGGGAAATGGATTCTCTCGGTGGGCGATGCGGCGGCGGTGGCGGATGTGGACGGCGACGGGCTTCAGGATCTTTTCCTGACGAGGCCGATGAAACGGGCGGAAGATCGCTGCACGCTTTTCCGGAATACGGGGGATCTGACATTTGAAAAAATCCAACTGCCCGCGCTCGATGTGATCCGCGCCGATCCGGCCGAGTATGGTCTTCCATCCTGCGCGGTCTTCGCGGACATCGACAACGACGGCGACCAGGATCTTTTCATCGGCATGGGTTTCGGCGGCAGCAGGCTTTTCAGGAACGATTCTGTCGCCGGGGAAATCGCCTTCACCGACATCACGGAGCGGTCAGGGATCACCGGCCACCACACCTGCCTTGCGGCGATGTTTTTCGATCCCGACCGCGACGGCGATCTCGACCTGCTGCTGGGAAACTCGATGACGCCCTACCTGCCGGATTATGAAAAGCCGACCCCGCTCAATCCCTTCCGCCTGCCCCGGCCGGAATATGAGGGCGACCGCCGTATGTTCCATTTCATGCACGCGAGCTGGCACAAGGCGGAGAACGGCGGGCTGAACCAATTCTACCGCAACCGGGGCGACGGGACTTTTGCGAAGGAGGATATCAAAAAGCTCGGGATGCCGGAGACGCATTGGACGCTGGCACTGAACTCCGCGGATTTTGATGGCGATGGCTGGCCGGACATCTACGCGGCGTCCGACTTCGGCCCCGATGACCTTTACCTGAACGAGAAGGGAAAAGGTTTCCGCAGGATCGAAGGGTCGCATTTCGGATCCATCGGAAAAGACACCTACAAGGGGATGAATGCGAGCATCGCGGATTTCGACCGCAACGGCACGCCGGACATCCAGGTCTCCAATGTGCACGCGCCGATGCAGGCGGAGGGAAGCTTGTTGTGGATGACGGAGCGGATGGCGGATGGCAGCGTGCTATTCCACAACGAGGCAGCGAAACGTGGAGCACTGAATCCCGAAAGTTTTGGGTGGGGCGCGGGCGTCGCCGACCTCGATCTCGATGGCTGGCCGGACATGGTGCAGGCGAACGGGATGGTGGACGACAGTATGGATCGCCGCTTCGATAAGCCGCGCGACTACTGGTATGTGAACGGCCAAGTGGCGCGCAGCGATCCCGGTGTCCATTCCTACGCAGACAAATGGGGTGACACTCGGGGCTACACGATCTGGGGTTCGCAGAAAAGCCGGGTGCTGATGAATCGGGGCGGGACTTTCCACGATGCATCGGATGTCACGGGGCTTTCCCGGCTCGGGAACTCGCGCGGGGTGGCGCTCGCTGACTTCGACAACGACGGGGATGCGGATCTCGTCCTCACCCGGCAGTTCGATCCGGTCTCATTCTACGAGAACCGCCGTAGTTCATCCGCTGCGTGGATCGGTCTCGAGGTGCGGGGAAACGGGAAAGCGGTGCCCAGCGATGCGGTTGGCAGCGTGCTGGAGATTTCCCAGGGAGGGAAAAAATGGCACGTCGATGTACTCAATGTCTCGGGATTCTCCGCCCAGGGCGACAGGCGCATCGTGGTGGGGCTGGGCGACGACAAGTCACCCGTGCGGGTGAATGTGAAATGGACGGACGGGACTAGCGGCGAATACGGGCCGTTCTCCACCGGAGGCTATCATCAGATAGGAGAGTGGCAGCGGATTGCATCCGCAATGGTTCGCTAG